The nucleotide sequence GGCGGCTCGGGAGTGCATTGCTGAGCGTGTGCGTCGACTCCGGCGAGGCCGGACATCGCGAGCAGCACGGTCAGCACGGCCGCGCGCTTCGAGTGCAGGTGCCAGTGCATGCCTGCGATGTTAACAGCAATCACAGCACTGATACGCCAGGGGAAATGTCTACCGCGCGGTGAGAATGAGGGGTGGACTCCCCTCTACACCTTGGTGCGTAGAGGGGCGCGCGCTGTCTCCCAGACAGGCCGGAGCGCGGTGGCGACCGCTGTCACCACTTCCGCCAGTGCCTCGGGCCGGCCCTCCGGCTGGCTGCTCCGGTAGCGCGCCCACTTCTCGTTGCTCCACGGGCTCCGGCCGAACTCGCCCGCCATCAGGCGCTCCATCAATTCCAGCGAGTCCCCGCGCGACTGGAACGCCAGCTTCAGCGCGCGTGGCAACAGTGCCGGGTCCAGCGGCGCGTGGCGTGTGAGCAGGTACACGTCGAACAGGTCCTTGGGGCGGAAGCGGCCCTTCCCACGCTCGAACAGGCCGTGCATCTTCCAGCCCAGCAGCGTCTCCGCGCGACATGCGAGCACCCGCGCCGCGCCGCCTTCCCCGACGTCGTACTCCGTCCACTCCGGTCCCGGGTCCATCGGGTCGCCGAAGCCCGTGTCGATGCGCAGCTCGAAGACTTCGTCCACGCCGGGCAGCCGCGTCTCCACGAAGACGCGCACGCCGGGGAACGCCGTCTCCGCCCAGATGACCTCGGACCTCAGCGCCCAGAAGGAGAACCCATCATCGACGTCCACCCCGAGCACGGCGTCCAACCGCCTCACGGTGTCCGCCGCGTCGAAGGGGAACCGGGCCAGGAAGTCCAGGTCCTCCACCGGCCGCGGCACCTGCCCGCTCCACAGGCGCATCATCAGCCCGCCCCGCAGCACGAGCGCTTCCACCTCGGAGGACCGTGCGAGGCGCCGCAGCACGGCGGCCCCCGCGCGCAGTGGCAGCTCATGGGCGCTCACTTCGCACCCTCCAGCCAGCCACGGTCCAACCCGTGGTTCGAGTCGTACACCGTCCACTCCCGCAGCCGCTGGGTCAGCGTCAGCCCCAGTCCCGCCAGGTCCGCCAGCAGCGCCGTGAAGCGCGCGTCCGCGTTCGCCCGGCCCAGGCCGTACACCCGGAGCGTCACGAAGCGCTCGGACGCGCCGTCGTCCCGGACCTTCCGCGCGTTGCGAGACAGGTGCGCGCCATGCCGCTCACACCGCGCCCGCAGCGCCTCCACGTCCGCGCTCTCGGAAGGCAGCAGCGCCTTCACGTGGAACTCGAAGTAGTTCGCCGGCTGCGCCTGTGCCGTCGCGTCGTCCTCGGGCATCTCCCGATTCTTTCCCAGCGCCTCGAGCTTCAGGCGCGTCACGTCGAAGCCCTCGGCCGCCAGTGCGCGCGCCATGGCCTGCACCTCCTCACGTGCCTGCCGGAGCGTCCCGTGGTGGTACGACGCCGTCATCGGCTGGAAGGGCTCCGCGCCCCGGCCCAGCTCGATGAAGATGCACTTCACCGCCGCCGCGTCGCAGAACGCGCGAAACCGCCGCAGGTCCTCCTCGGAGCGCGCGGAGACGGTGATGTGCGCCTCGAAGGCGCCGCCCTGCGATTGGGTCCGCAGCCGGTCCGCCAGCTCCAGGTAGGGCCGGTGCCGCATGTTGAGGAAGAACTTGTTCCTCGGCATCTCCCCGAGCGTGCGCTGGTAGCCGTCCGGCAGCCACGCCCGGTCCCAGCCATGGCCGCCCTCGCCGCGAGGCTCCGGCAGCAGCGTGCCCTCGATGGCGTCCTCGAAGAGGGCCACGCGCTCTGGAGCTCCGTCCTCCGAGTACGCAACCGCCACGCGCGTGCGGCCCCGGCGGCCTCCATGCGCGGCCAGCAGGGCGCGCTCGCCCTGCGCGAGCAGCTGCTTCTTGAAGCGTGCGCCCGTGAGCGCGGGGCCACCCTCCAGCTCCAGCGCCGTCGTCTCCACGAAGCACGGCACGCCGAGCACCCCGTACGCCGCCAACACCTTGCGCTTCGCCAGGGCCGCCAGGTCGATGGGCCCACCCTCGGGCGCCGTCTCCTCCAGCCCCGGCAGCGCGAGCTTCCGCCACTCGACGTCGAGGCCGGCGAGCAGCCGGGCCACCTCGTCGGCCTTGTATTGGTTCCCGGTGACGAAGATCGCGCGAGCCACGGCGGGCCCTCCTACGGCTGCGGCGCCTGGGGGCGCCAGTTCCACACGGCGGCCTGCCCTGTGTTCTCCGGTAGGAGGCTGCCATCCACCTTGTCCGGCCGTACATACTTGGCGAGGAAGTCCACCCTGACAGCGTCGCCCTCCCGCCGCTCCCCCCGCCAGACGGCCCCCTCCACCGGGTCCAGGGCGCCATGGAAGCCGCCCGCCTGGAGCCGCTCCAGCGCCGCCGCGATTCCCAGCGGCCCGCCCTCGTGGAGCACGCCCGACGTCACGAAGCCACCTGCCTCGGCGCGTGCCACCACGGCGGACCATGGCAGCCGCTCACCGTCCCGCATCAGGTCGAAGGCGACGAAGGGCTCGTGGCGCAGTGCGTAGCGGGTGCCATGGGCCAGGGCCAGCCACTCGCCGACGAGCCGCTCTCCGGGCTGGAGCACGGCCAGGAAGCGCTCCGTGTGCGCGGCGACCCAGGCGGCCCAGAGCCGGCGTGACTCGTTGGGTGACTGCGCCGCCAGGCGTCCCTCACGACCCAGGGCCACCACCGAGTCCCCCATGCGGGCAGCGGCCACACACGAGCCATCCAGCTTCTCCAGCACCACCACGTGGTCGCGCGCGTCGCGGACCCGCTCGGTGCAGAGGCGTGCCAGGGCAGGGGAGAGGTGGCGGTCCGCGGGGCCGGTTCGAGAGCCGGGCAGGTGCGGAATGGAGCCATAGGCCTTGCGGCCGAGCGGGCGGAAGTCCGGGATGGGGCCAGGTTGCACCCGCGAAACGGTAGCACCGATGCCGCACCCCTCCCGGACAGGGGCCGTTTTGCAAGCTGCTCCACGTGAAGCGGCGGCTCAGGGGTGTGGCGGTGTCCTGCCGACCTCCCGTGTGGTCTTCCGGTGCCGGGCGATGAGGCTGCGTGCCCATGCCGGCGCCAGCTCCAGCTCTTCCGGGAAGAAGAGGTCCTCGCCCAGCCCCTCGACGCGGACCTGGATGAGCGGGTCCTGCGGGTACTGCGTCGCCGGGTCGTCGAACACCAGGCCCACCACCACGCCCGTCTGCCCGAGGAAGCTCAGGCTGATGGTGCCGTCCGCCGAGCTGCTGACGATCTTCACCGACTCGCCCAGCCGCACCGGCGCGCCTTCCACGTCACTGCAGAGGATGAGCGAGGGGTCCTGGGTCATGGCGCGTAGGAGCGGGGTTTGAGCGACCGGGAGATGACCACCGACACGATGACGACGGTGCCCCACGCGAACAGGTGGTAGCCGGCGACATGCCGCCAGTCCTGCTCGCACGCGAGCTCACCGAGCAGGGCCCCCGTCGTGCCCACGGCGAGCCCGGCCGCCAGGCTCCGCAAGGGCTCGAAGACCGCGCTGCGCAGCGCGACCAGCGCCACCACCAGCGGCACCAGGGCCACCGCGACGTGGCCGGCCGTGCAGACCCAGCCGGGCAGGGTGGGGGTGGACTGGGGCGTCCCGCGCGCGAGCACCAGCACCGTCGCGGTGAGCATCGACAGGGCCACGCCGCCGCGCTGCAGCCAGCGCCCGCGAGGCGACAGCGCGCCCCACGCGCACACCGCGCCCGTGCCCAGCAGCAGCGCCAGCAGATGGGCCCGGCCGAGCAGCGCGGTGCCGGTGACGGCTCCCGTCGCCAGCATCACCGCGGCAATCAGCAGGACCATCCCCCCCGAGGCCGCTATCAGCCACAGGGCCTGCGTGCGCCAGGGGCGGACGGGACGCCGCAGCGCCAGCTCCCCTCGGGCCGCCGCGAGGACGCGCGCCGCGGCGCCACCGTCGGGTGGGGGCTGCTCGGACAGGAGCGAGTCGAGGTCGGGAGGCCGGCTCATCGTGCCTCCTCCAGCGCGCCCAAGAGCTCGCGCAGCTTCTCGTAGCCGCGGTGGGCCCGGAGGCGCGCGGCGCCCGTGCTGATGCCCCGCAGGGCGGCAATCTCCTCGAAGGACCAGCCCTCCACCTTGCTGAGGACGACCGCCTCGCGGTGGTCCGGGTGGAGCTGCTGCAGCGCATCCAGCAGGTGCCGGCGCAGGCTGGGGTCGCTGGCGGTGGGCGGAACCGAGCCTGGCGAGGCCACGTCCTCGTGGGAGGCGTACGCGTCCACGTGGCGCTGGTGGCGCAGGGCGTCCCGCGCGGCGTTCGCGGCGATGGTCATCAGCCACGGCACGAAGCGGGTGCCCGGCTCGTAGCGGCCCCGGGAGCGGATGACGGACAGGAAGGTCGACTGCAACAGGTCCTCCGCGAGCGGGCCGCTGCGCACCATGCGCGCCAGGAAGCCCTGCACCCGCCCCGAGTGCCGGGCGAAGAGGGCCTCGAAGGCGTCATGTGCTCCGTCGCGAAACCGTTCCATGAGTTCTTCGTCCGTCGGACTCCCCATCACCCGTCTCCCGTACGGCCCATCCCCGAAAATGTTTCCGGCCCCGCGAGGTGCCTGGAGGGCGTCGCCAAGCTGGCGGAAACACGAGGGAAGTCAGGAGGCGTTGCCCCGCAGGGCAGGTCGGCGGGCGGGCAGCGGAATGGAACGTCCATTCCGGTCGGCCAGGAGGGGAGGGGAGGGTGGGGCCCGCGGAGCATGGGGCCATGCAAGGCCGCCCGCGGGCCCGGTGGCAAGTCTTCTCAGCCGGGCAGCAGCACCAGTCGTGCAATCTCGGGCGGAGCGCCCACGCGCATCGGCGGCCCCACGAAGCCGCAGCCCCGGCTCACGTAGATGAGCGAGTCCCCCGTCCGGCTCAGCCCCGCGTTGCGGTCGCCCCAGATGACGTCGCCCACGATGTTGCCGGGAAACATCTGCCCGCCATGGGTGTGGCCGGAGACCTGGAGCCCCACTCCGCGCCGGGCCACCTCGTCGAAGTTGGACGGCTGGTGCGCCAGCAGCACCGAGGCCCGGTCCGGGCGCACGTCGCGCAGGGCCGCGTCCAGGTCATAGCCGGGCTCGCCCAGCCGGTGGGCGCTCCAGTCGTCCACGCCCGCCAGGTCGAACGACGCTGGGCCACCGCCGATGGACACCGAGCGGTTGCGCAGCACCTGGATGCCCAGGCCCTCCATGAAGGCCACCCACGCGTCCGCGTCCGAGTAGTAGTCGTGGTTGCCGGTGACGAAGAAGGTGCCGTACCGGGCGCGCAGCCCGCCGAAGCCCGCGACGAACGGCCCCAGCGCGTCCACGGAGCCGTCCACCAGGTCCCCGGTGATGGCGATGAGGTCCGGCTTCAGCGCGTTGGTGCGCGACACCAGCTCGTCCACGAAGCGGCGCTGCAGCACGCCGCCGATGTGGATGTCCGTGAGCTGCACCAGCGTGAAGCCCTCCAGCGCCTTGGGCAGCCGGGGCAGGCGCACGGGGATGTCGCGCACGTCGGGCGGATGGAACGCGCGCCAGCCCCCATACGAGCTCACCGCCGCGCCCGCCATGCCGGCGCCGACGGCGAGGCCTCGGGTGAGCAGGGCCCGGCGCTCCGGGGACGGCGGCTCCGACGGCGGGGCCACGGGCGCCCTGCGCCGCGCCCTCCAGGCCAGCGCTGCCCGCGCCACGTCCACCGCGAGGGTGAAGACGAGCAGGTAGAGGATGAGGCCCATCCAGGCGAGGAAGCCGATGCCGATGAGGCGCGACGCCTCCGACGGGAGGATGGCGCCCAGGGCCCGGGCGCCGATGGCCCCCGCGAAGCCCACCGCGAACAGGACCTGGGCGGCGCGGCGCGGCCCCCGGCGCTCCGTCACGTCACGGACGAGCCGGCGGTAGAGGTAGACGTGCCCGGCCGCGAGCAGCACGAGCACCGGAATGAAGAACAGGAGGAAGCTGAGCCAGCGTGGCATCGAGGCCTCCTGAATAATGGAAGTCGGGCCCACGCGCCCCTGTATTCCAGGGTGGCAGGCGTGGCCCGGCCGCCTGGCCCCTTCCGTGTGGTGCCGGGCCGGGGCAGTCTTCCGTCGCTCGCGAGCCCGACTTCCGGCCCGCACTTCTCCGAGGACGACATGCTCCGCTCCCTGCTGCTCTGTGCCCTCCTGCTCCCCCTGCTCGGCTGTGGAGATGACGCCGGCAATCCTGACTCAGGTGACCCCACCAAGGTGACGTATGCCGAGGCGCTGGGCGTGGACCTGTCCGCGATGACGCGGCTGCCCAGCGGCCTGTACATCCAGGACCTGGGAGACCCGGGCACCGGGGCGGTGGCGCAGCCCAACCGCCGCGTCCAGGTGCACTACACCGGCTGGCTGCCGAGCGGCACGCAGTTCGACAGCAGCCGGGACGAGGCCCCCCTCAGCTTCACCCTGGGCGTCGGCGCGGTCATCAAGGGCTGGGACGAGGGCATCGAGGGCATGAAGGTCGGCGGCTCGCGGCGGCTCGTCATCCCCTCGGAGCTCGGCTATGGCGAGCGCGGCGGCGGGGGCGGGGTGATTCCTCCGCACTCGGTGCTCATCTTCGACACGGAGCTGATGTTCGTGCGGTGAAGTGCCCAGGAGGGTACGGCTTGACGCGCCCTTCGGGCGTCCACGCGCCGACACCCCCTCCAGGGTTTCGCCTCCAGGCCCTGCCGCGGTGGTATAGCCTTGCCCTGTCTTCCGGGGCGCGGGGCCGGGCACCTCCCGGCCCCCGAGCGGTGGTCCAACATCCCGGAATCGGGGGGACGAGCGATGTCAGGGTCCGAGGCGGAGAGGCTCAAGGACGGCGGGCTGGGTGAAGGTGCGTTCCAGGCGCTGCAGGCATTGATGATGCTCGCGGAGCCGGAGCGGGCGGCCCAGCTGTACGAGGAGCTCGGCTCCGCGCAGCGCGAGCGCATCCAGAAGGAGGCCGCGCAGTCCCCGGCGCAGGAGCGGCAGCGGCTGGCGGAGGTGATGCGGCAGGCGCGCGACTTCGCTGGCGCGGCCCGGATGCTGAATGGCTGCGGCGCGGAAGGCCTGGTCGCGGAGCTGTACGTGCAGGGCGGGCAGTACGTGGACGCGGCGGAGGCGTACCTGCGCGCCGGTCAGGCGGAGCGCGCGGCGGCGGCCTTCGAGCGGGGCGGCGCGCTGGAGCGGGCGCTGGAGGTGTACCGGGGCCTGGGCTCGCGCGAGCCGATGGCGCAGTGCCTGGTCCGGCTGGGGCGCCCCTACGAGGCGGCGATGCTCTACCGCGAGCTGGGCCAGTCCCACGCGGAGGTGGAGGCCCTGGGCAGCGTGCCCGCGGGCGACCCCCGGCACCTGGAGTCCGTGCTGCGCATGTGCAAGCTGCTGGACGCCGAGGGCTTCACGCGGCGGGCGCTGGCGCTGCTGGCGGACACGCTGCGCGGCTCGGAGACGGCGCGCGCGGACCCGGCGCTGGCGACGGAGAAGGCGCGGCTGCTGCGCCGCATGGGCATGGACGCGGAGGCCGAGGCGGTCATCGCGCGGCTGCCCGCGAGCGCGGCGGCCCCGGAGGCCAATGGCTATGGCTACCTGAAGGCCATCCCCATCTTCGGCGAGCTGTCACTGGACGACATGAAGGACCTCTACCGCGTGGCCCGGCAGGTGCTCATCCCCGCCGGCGCCGTGCTGCTGGAGAAGGGCGCGCAGGGCGTGGGCCTCTTCGTGCTGCTGGAGGGCACGGTGGAGGTCTACAGCGGCTCGGAGCCCGACGCGCGGCTGCTCAACACGCTGGGGCCCGGTGCGTACCTGGGGGAGATCTCCCTGGTGCAGGACGCGCCCGTCTCCGCGCAGGTGCGCGCGCGCACGGCCGTCCGCGCGCTGCGCATCACCCGCGCCGGCTTCCAGCACTACCTGGACACGCACGAGGCCGCCGCGCTGCGCATCTTCCGCCTCTTCACGCAGAACCTCGCCGCGCGCGTGCGCGCCCTCAGCACCTGAGGGCAGGGTAGCCGCCCACCCGGGAGTCGCGTGACTCGGGTGACCGCGAGCGCGGACCTCTGTCAGATTCCGTGCCCCACCGCCGTCACGCGTGGGTCGCCCCCGCAAGGAAGCGGGGGCAGGACGTCTTGATGGATGGCCAGGCGCCAGGAGGAGGCTCGTCGCACTCTTCCGGGACGGGCCGTAGGGGATTCTCGATGGAGCGCAGCCCTTTGTCGTGGAAGGCCGGCCGAGGGGCCGCGCTGTCCGTCCTGCTCGTGCTGGCGGGCGTGGCCTGTGTGAAGCGGCCGGTGGACTACGAGCGCGAGTACGCGAAGCAGCTCGCCCCGAAGAAGCTGGAGGCGTCCTCCGCGTCCGCCTCCGGCCCGGTGCGCAAGCTGCGCGTCCGCGTGTACGTCGACTCCGACTACCGGGACCAGGTGATGCGCTGGCGCAGCAGCATCGTCAGCCAGCTCCAGCGCGCCAGCGCGGTGGTGCGTGCGCCGCTCGGGGTGGTGTTCGAGCTGGAGTCGACGCACCAGTGGGAGCGGCGCAGCTCGGAGGGCGCGCTCGACGACACGCTGGCGGAGCTGGAGGCGCTCGACCCGGGCGAGGACGTGGACCTCGTCATCGGTCTGGTGTCCCGGCTCAAGGTCTTCAGCACCTCGCAGGACCACCTGGGACTGGCGCGGATGTTCGGCCGGCACTTCGTCCTGCGCGAGATGGGCAACCCGGAGGAGGTGCGCAACATCATGGCCGCGCTCACCCACCTGCCGGCGGAGGAGCGCGAGACGCTGTACCACGAGCGCAAGCTGCACAAGGAGACGTCCGTGCTGCTCCACGAGTGGGCGCACACGCTCGGCGCGTTCCACGTCCAGGACTCCGCCTGGATGATGTACCCGCACTACGCGACGAACCAGGCGGCCTTCCCTCCGCAGACGCTGGAGCTGCTCGCCGTCAGCCTGCGCCACCTGCCCCAGGGCCGTAGGGATGCCGCGGCCCGGAAGGCCTGGGCGCTCGAGCTGAAGGAGAAGCTCGCGTCCATCCAGGGGCCGGACTGGGACGGCCCCGAGAAGCAGGAGGTCATCGCCTGGGCCGAGCGCAACGCCGCGGGTCAGCTGACGCCGGAGCGCGGGCCCGCGCCGCTGCCGCCCGTGGACCGACAGGTGGTCGACGAGGTCCTCGCGCTCGACAGGGAGGGCCGCTTCGAGGTTGCCGCGCAGCGGCTGGAGCCCGTGGCCCGGCGCCATCCGGATCATGAGGAGGTGCAGTCGACGGCGTGCTACCTGGCCGTCCGCACCGCGCCGAAGCTGCCCGCCACGCGCGAGCGCTGTGAGGCCATCGCCACACGCTTCCCCTGGCAGCCCGTTCCGTTGATGTACCTGGCCCGGAGCCAGCTGGAGCAGGGGAACCGGGCCGAGGCACAGGCGTACCTCGTCCAGGTCCGGCAGCGCGCGGAGGCCCATCCCGCGGCGGGCCATGACCTCTGGGCAGACCTGGCCATCCTCTTCAAGGAGGTCGGAGCCCTGACCTGGGCCGAGCAGGTGGCGGCGAAGGCCGCCGGCGTGAAGGAGGCGGGCAAGGTGCTCACCTGGGCCTCGCAGACGCGGCGCTGGGTGGCGCTGCCGGTGGACTCCCAGCAGAGCGGCGTGCCCGTGGAGCGCGAGGGCGAGCTCGTCCGCGCCGCGAAGGAAGTGGAGGCGCAGCTCGACAAGGGCACGGTGGCGAAGGCCCAGGCGAAGCTCCAGTGGCTGTCGCGCGAGTTCCCCAGGGCCGCGGTGGTGCACGTGCTCCAGTGCGAGCTGCACCTGCGCTCGGGCCGCCTGGCGCCGGCGCGCACGTCGTGCCGCAAGGCGGTGGCCGTGCACGACGAAGCCGTCCAGGCGCACTTCATCCTCGGGTGGCTGGCGGTGAATGCGGGCTCGCGCCAGGAGGCACGCACGCACCTGGAGCGCGTCGTCACGCTCGAGCCGCTGCACGCGGAGGCGTGGCGCCTGCTCGCCGAGCAGTACCGCGCGGCCGGGATGCGTGAAGCGCTCGATGCGCTGAAGGGGCGCTACCGCACGCAGTTCGCGCGCGAGCTGCCCCTGGGTTGACAAGCGGGCGCCGGTGCTTTACCTCATGTGCATCATGAGGCCCGTTTCCAACATCGCCCTGCTGAGTGCGCGCATCTGTGCGCCGGCGGCGGACGTGTGCCTCGCCCCCCGTCACGAGGTTCTGCTCGACATTTGAGCAGGCGGACCGGTGTCCTCCGGTTCGCGGGTTGGCTGGTTCCCGCGTTCCGTGAGCTCCGGCTCCGCCATCGCTCTCGCTGTGCCCTCGTGTGTCCTCACGCGTCCCTGAGCGGGCCTGTCGTGCCCCTCCGGCGTGTCGCGCGTGCGTGTGCCTGAGGCACGGCCCGTCTCGCGTCCTTCAACGCAACCAGTGTGTCTTCACACACCACCCGCGGGCCTCGCTGCCCGACGGGAACGGGAGTCCTCTATGTCCCGCAGCACTCGCATCGAGCGGTACCGCAACATCGGCATCATGGCCCACATCGACGCGGGGAAGACGACGCTCACCGAGCGCGTCCTCTTCTTTACCGGTCGCATCCACTCCACGGGAGAGGTGCACACCGGCTCCACGGAGATGGACTGGATGCCCGAGGAGAAGAAGCGCGGCATCACCATCACCTCGGCGGCCACCACGGCGTCCTGGAAGCCCACGCGCGGCAGCGCGGCGGGCGTGCCCCACCGCATCAACATCCTGGACACGCCGGGACACGTGGACTTCACCATCGAAGTCGAGCGCTCTCTGCGCGTGCTGGACGGCGCGGTGGCGGTGTTCGACGCCAGCCAGGGCGTGGAGCCCCAGTCGGAGGCGGTGTGGCGGCAGGCGGACCGGTACCACGTGCCGCGCATCGCCTTCCTCAACAAGATGGACAAGGTGGGCGCGGACTTCGCGATGAGCGTGGCGTCCATCGAAGAGCGGCTCGGCGCCAATCCGGTGGCCGTGCAGCTCCCCCTGGGCGAGGGCATGGACTTCCGTGGCCTCGTGGACGTGGTGCGCATGCAGGCCGTCTTCTTCGAGGGAGAAGAGGGCCGCTACGGCGACGAGCAGCCCGTGCCCGCCGAGGCGCGGGAGGAAGCGGAGCGGCTGCGCCTGCGGCTCATCGAGGCGTGCGCGGACGTGGATGCGACGGTGATGGAGAAGTTCGTGGAAGGGCGGCTGGACGAAGTCACCGCCGAGGACCTGGAGCGCGCGCTGCGCGCGGGCACCCTCGCGCGGACCCTGGTGCCGGTGCTGTGCGGGTCGGCCTTCAAGAAGAAGGGAGTGCAGATGTTGCTGGATGCCGTCGTCAACTACCTGCCCGCGCCGTCGGACCTTCCCGCCGTCGAGGGCTGTGTCCCTGTCACGCTCGAGCGTGTCTCCCGTCCTGCGTCGGACGCGGGCCCGCCCACCGCGCTCGTCTTCAAGCTGATGAGCGACAAGGCGGTGGGAGGCATCGTCTTCCTGCGCGTCTACTCGGGCACGCTTCGCGCGGGCACCGTCCTGATCAATCCGGTCACCGGCCGGCGCGAGCGGGTGGGGCGCCTGATGTTCATGCATGCCAACCGCCGCGAGGAGGTGGCGGAGGTCCATGCGGGAGACATCTGCGCGGCGCTCGGCCTGAAGGGCGTGCGCACGGGCGACACGCTGTGCGACCCGGAGGCTCCGGTGGTGCTGGAGTCGCTGGGAGTCATGGAGCCCGTGGTGCAGCTCGCCGTGGAGGCGCGCTCTCCCGCGGAGCTTCCGAAGCTGGAAGAGGGCCTGCATCGGCTGGCGGCGGAAGACCCGTCGCTGCGAGTGGGCGTGGACCCGGAGAGCGGCCAGGTGCTGCTGTCCGGCATGGGTGAGCTGCACCTGGAGGTCATCGTGTCCCGACTGCTGACGGAGTACGGAGTGGAGGCCCGCGTGGGACAGCCCAAGGTCGCATACCGCGACACGGTCCGGCGCAAGGTGCGCCAGGAGTACCGCCACGTCCGCCAGACGGGCGGGCCCGGACAGTACGCGCACGTGGTGCTGGACGTCGGTCCGGCGCCGCGAGGGGCGGGGCTCGTCTTCGTGGACGACACCCGGGGTGGCAACATTCCCCGGGAGCTGGTCCCCGCCATCGAAAAGGGCGTGGCCGGCGCCATGGAGCGCGGCGTGCGGGACGGCGTCCCGCTGGTGGACGTGGAGGTGCGGCTGGTGGATGGCAGCACGCACGTGAAGGACTCCACGCCCCAGGCGTTCTCCATGGCCGGCTCCCTGGCGCTGCAGGAGGCGGTGCGGAGCGCGGGCCTCCAGGGGCTGGAGCCCGTCATGGACGTGGAGGTGACGACTCCGGAGGAGTACCTGGGCGAGGTGCTCGGGGACCTGTCCGCGCGGCGCGGGCGGGTGCTGGGAATGGAAGCGCGCGGGGTGGTGCGAGTCGTCTCCGCGCGAGTGCCCATGGCCAGCCTCTTCGGCTACGTGACGGGCCTGCGCGGCCGCACGCAGGGACGGGCCCAGGCCAGCATGCGCCTGGGTGCGTACGAGCCGGTGCCCGAGTCGCTCTACGCGGCCCAGGCCGAAGCGCGTGCGTGAGGTGAAGTGACGTGAGGGGCCCCGGGACCGCGACGACGGTTCCGGGGCCCTGCCGGTCGGCTCAGTCCAGCGCCGCGTCGGTGAGGATGTGCCCGTCCTTCACGCGCCGGGGCACCTGCCGGTGACCGCGCGACACCATCCGGCCCAGCTCGAAGGGCAGGCCCAGCTCGCGCTCGAGTCGCGCCGCGCGGTCCACCAGGTCCACGTGCGAGTACGCCTCTGTGTGCGAGAGGCCGACGAGGATGCGGTTGGTGGTGGACGGCACGTCGAGCCGGTGAAGCTGCGGGAAGCTCACCCGCCAGGTGCGGAGCATGGAGGGGAACAGCGGGTTGGACACCGACTCCCAGACGTTGCCCAGCACCGCGCCATCCGCGGTCAGGCGTGCGCGCGCCGCGCCCAGGAACTCCCGCGTCGCCAGGTGCGGGGGGATGTTGTCGGGGCCATACGCGTCCAGGACGATGAGGGAGTACGCCGGGCCGGAGGCCTCGATGAAGCTGCGCCCGTCCGCCACGTGGACGCGGAGGGCGTCGTCCTCCTGGAAGCCGCAGTAGAGCTTCGCCGCCTCCACCACGTCGGGCTCCACGTCGACGACGTCGATGGCGACCTCTGGGAGCACCGCGCGCAGGAACATGGGGATGGCGCCGCCGCCCAGGCCCACCACGAGGATGCGCTCGGGCTCGGGCACGAAGGCGAGCCCCGCCATGGACATCCGCGTGTACGGAATCTCCAGCCGCAGCGGCTCACCGGGCCAGACCACGCTCTGGCGCGCGCCGCCCTGCTCGAAGCGCAGGGTGCGCAGGCCCTCGGGGTCTTCCGTGACGACGACGCGTTGACGCACGAGCCCGTTCCCTACCACGGCGGCATTCCGGGG is from Pyxidicoccus xibeiensis and encodes:
- a CDS encoding RNA ligase family protein, with product MQPGPIPDFRPLGRKAYGSIPHLPGSRTGPADRHLSPALARLCTERVRDARDHVVVLEKLDGSCVAAARMGDSVVALGREGRLAAQSPNESRRLWAAWVAAHTERFLAVLQPGERLVGEWLALAHGTRYALRHEPFVAFDLMRDGERLPWSAVVARAEAGGFVTSGVLHEGGPLGIAAALERLQAGGFHGALDPVEGAVWRGERREGDAVRVDFLAKYVRPDKVDGSLLPENTGQAAVWNWRPQAPQP
- a CDS encoding nucleotidyl transferase AbiEii/AbiGii toxin family protein; protein product: MSAHELPLRAGAAVLRRLARSSEVEALVLRGGLMMRLWSGQVPRPVEDLDFLARFPFDAADTVRRLDAVLGVDVDDGFSFWALRSEVIWAETAFPGVRVFVETRLPGVDEVFELRIDTGFGDPMDPGPEWTEYDVGEGGAARVLACRAETLLGWKMHGLFERGKGRFRPKDLFDVYLLTRHAPLDPALLPRALKLAFQSRGDSLELMERLMAGEFGRSPWSNEKWARYRSSQPEGRPEALAEVVTAVATALRPVWETARAPLRTKV
- a CDS encoding non-canonical purine NTP pyrophosphatase — its product is MARAIFVTGNQYKADEVARLLAGLDVEWRKLALPGLEETAPEGGPIDLAALAKRKVLAAYGVLGVPCFVETTALELEGGPALTGARFKKQLLAQGERALLAAHGGRRGRTRVAVAYSEDGAPERVALFEDAIEGTLLPEPRGEGGHGWDRAWLPDGYQRTLGEMPRNKFFLNMRHRPYLELADRLRTQSQGGAFEAHITVSARSEEDLRRFRAFCDAAAVKCIFIELGRGAEPFQPMTASYHHGTLRQAREEVQAMARALAAEGFDVTRLKLEALGKNREMPEDDATAQAQPANYFEFHVKALLPSESADVEALRARCERHGAHLSRNARKVRDDGASERFVTLRVYGLGRANADARFTALLADLAGLGLTLTQRLREWTVYDSNHGLDRGWLEGAK
- a CDS encoding Carotenogenesis protein CarS, with protein sequence MTQDPSLILCSDVEGAPVRLGESVKIVSSSADGTISLSFLGQTGVVVGLVFDDPATQYPQDPLIQVRVEGLGEDLFFPEELELAPAWARSLIARHRKTTREVGRTPPHP
- a CDS encoding metallophosphoesterase, producing the protein MPRWLSFLLFFIPVLVLLAAGHVYLYRRLVRDVTERRGPRRAAQVLFAVGFAGAIGARALGAILPSEASRLIGIGFLAWMGLILYLLVFTLAVDVARAALAWRARRRAPVAPPSEPPSPERRALLTRGLAVGAGMAGAAVSSYGGWRAFHPPDVRDIPVRLPRLPKALEGFTLVQLTDIHIGGVLQRRFVDELVSRTNALKPDLIAITGDLVDGSVDALGPFVAGFGGLRARYGTFFVTGNHDYYSDADAWVAFMEGLGIQVLRNRSVSIGGGPASFDLAGVDDWSAHRLGEPGYDLDAALRDVRPDRASVLLAHQPSNFDEVARRGVGLQVSGHTHGGQMFPGNIVGDVIWGDRNAGLSRTGDSLIYVSRGCGFVGPPMRVGAPPEIARLVLLPG
- a CDS encoding RNA polymerase sigma factor encodes the protein MGSPTDEELMERFRDGAHDAFEALFARHSGRVQGFLARMVRSGPLAEDLLQSTFLSVIRSRGRYEPGTRFVPWLMTIAANAARDALRHQRHVDAYASHEDVASPGSVPPTASDPSLRRHLLDALQQLHPDHREAVVLSKVEGWSFEEIAALRGISTGAARLRAHRGYEKLRELLGALEEAR
- a CDS encoding DUF1109 domain-containing protein, with translation MSRPPDLDSLLSEQPPPDGGAAARVLAAARGELALRRPVRPWRTQALWLIAASGGMVLLIAAVMLATGAVTGTALLGRAHLLALLLGTGAVCAWGALSPRGRWLQRGGVALSMLTATVLVLARGTPQSTPTLPGWVCTAGHVAVALVPLVVALVALRSAVFEPLRSLAAGLAVGTTGALLGELACEQDWRHVAGYHLFAWGTVVIVSVVISRSLKPRSYAP
- a CDS encoding FKBP-type peptidyl-prolyl cis-trans isomerase, whose product is MLRSLLLCALLLPLLGCGDDAGNPDSGDPTKVTYAEALGVDLSAMTRLPSGLYIQDLGDPGTGAVAQPNRRVQVHYTGWLPSGTQFDSSRDEAPLSFTLGVGAVIKGWDEGIEGMKVGGSRRLVIPSELGYGERGGGGGVIPPHSVLIFDTELMFVR